Proteins encoded within one genomic window of Pigmentiphaga sp. H8:
- a CDS encoding DUF924 family protein, which translates to MTRPPWQDVLDFWFLPPDDPGYLKPRHVWFQKNPDFDAEIERRFLPRVEQAVAGGLREWKRELGGALARIVLLDQFPRNAWRGTPRAFAGDPQALADALELIDSGRYLQLPPVQREFVYLPLMHSENPGIQERCVALYTTLAQEHPASQNSLDFAIRHRDIVERFGRFPHRNATLGRASTGQELEFLKQPGSGF; encoded by the coding sequence ATGACCCGACCGCCCTGGCAGGACGTACTGGACTTCTGGTTCCTGCCCCCCGACGACCCCGGCTACCTGAAGCCGCGCCACGTCTGGTTCCAGAAGAACCCCGACTTCGACGCCGAGATCGAACGACGCTTCCTGCCGCGGGTCGAGCAGGCGGTGGCCGGAGGCCTGCGCGAATGGAAGCGGGAACTGGGCGGGGCGCTGGCGCGCATCGTGCTGCTGGACCAGTTTCCCCGCAACGCCTGGCGCGGTACGCCGCGCGCCTTCGCCGGCGACCCGCAGGCGCTGGCCGATGCGCTGGAACTGATCGACTCGGGCCGCTACCTGCAATTGCCGCCGGTGCAAAGGGAATTCGTCTACCTGCCGTTGATGCACAGCGAAAACCCCGGCATCCAGGAACGATGCGTGGCCCTGTACACCACGCTGGCGCAGGAACACCCCGCTTCCCAGAACTCGCTGGACTTCGCCATCCGCCACCGCGACATCGTGGAGCGCTTCGGCCGCTTCCCCCACCGCAACGCCACCCTTGGGCGAGCCAGCACGGGGCAGGAACTGGAGTTCCTGAAGCAGCCCGGGTCGGGGTTTTGA
- a CDS encoding multidrug efflux SMR transporter: protein MAWTYLLAAACLEVVMGVALKLNAGWSRPLPSAVAVVAGLGSIFLLAHALRALPLGIAYAVWTGLGTVGLTALGMVWFGEGAPPGRLFFLTLAVTGIAGLRFTESAG, encoded by the coding sequence GTTGGCGGCGGCCTGCCTGGAGGTGGTGATGGGGGTGGCGCTCAAGCTCAACGCCGGCTGGAGCCGGCCCCTGCCCAGCGCGGTGGCGGTCGTGGCGGGGCTGGGCAGCATCTTCCTGCTGGCGCACGCCTTGCGCGCGCTGCCCCTGGGCATCGCCTACGCGGTCTGGACCGGCCTGGGTACCGTCGGGCTGACGGCGCTCGGCATGGTGTGGTTCGGCGAAGGCGCGCCGCCCGGCCGCCTGTTCTTCCTGACGCTTGCCGTGACTGGCATCGCCGGCCTGCGTTTCACCGAGTCGGCCGGCTGA
- a CDS encoding putative toxin-antitoxin system toxin component, PIN family, giving the protein MTRRVVLDTNIVLSALTFTSGRLAWIRRAWQDGRLAPLVCRATANELLRVLAYPKFRLSASDQNDLLADFLPYAEVVTLPAVWPILPECRDKKDQVFVVLAHVAGAEALVTGDADLLALRAQAPFPIWTADHLADIAGA; this is encoded by the coding sequence ATGACGCGTCGCGTCGTGCTCGACACCAACATCGTGCTGTCGGCGCTGACGTTCACTTCGGGCCGGCTGGCCTGGATACGCCGGGCCTGGCAGGATGGGAGGCTTGCGCCTCTGGTCTGCCGGGCTACCGCCAATGAATTGCTGCGTGTCCTGGCTTATCCCAAGTTCCGGTTGTCAGCCAGTGACCAGAACGACCTGCTCGCGGATTTTCTTCCGTATGCCGAGGTCGTCACGTTGCCCGCCGTCTGGCCGATCCTGCCCGAATGCCGTGATAAGAAGGACCAGGTCTTCGTCGTGCTCGCCCATGTTGCCGGGGCCGAGGCCCTGGTGACTGGCGATGCGGACCTGCTGGCCTTGCGGGCGCAGGCTCCATTCCCCATATGGACGGCCGACCATCTCGCCGACATCGCCGGTGCCTGA
- the leuA gene encoding 2-isopropylmalate synthase has product MMLKNPEAKYRPFPAYDFSERSWPNRRMTKAPIWMSTDLRDGNQALIEPMNGERKTRMFEKLVQIGFKEIEVGFPSASQTDFDFIRGLIEQNRVPEDVTIEVLTQSREELIRRTIESVEGGRRVIVHMYNAIAPAFRRIVFGMTREEVKQVALEGTRLIKELTDARPDTEWVYQYSPEVFSSSELDFAKEVCDAVVEAWGATPNRKIILNLPATVECAMPNIYADQIEWMHRNLANRDSIILSVHPHNDRGTAVAAAEMAVLAGAERIEGCLFGHGERTGNVDLVTLALNCYSQGVSPGLDFSDIDDVRRCVEYCTQLPVHPRHPYVGDLVFTAFSGSHQDAIKKGFAQRQPDAVWDVPYLPIDPADLGRSYDAVIRVNSQSGKGGVSYLLQQEYGFDLPRRLQIEFSRAIQRVTDETGKEVVAADVYSIFSREYLEQHEPYRFVRHRMASVEGGVRVEVDVQANGQVSTLVGTGNGPIDAFVQALNMPMRMMDYHEHSIGVGADATAACYVEVRVGDAPTGFGVGVDSDIVTASFKAVLSAVNRHIRDSGQPSATAGTKLAEVSV; this is encoded by the coding sequence ATCATGTTGAAGAATCCCGAGGCGAAATACCGCCCTTTCCCCGCCTACGACTTTTCCGAGCGTAGCTGGCCCAATCGCCGCATGACCAAGGCGCCGATCTGGATGAGCACCGATCTGCGCGACGGCAACCAGGCCTTGATCGAGCCCATGAACGGCGAGCGCAAGACGCGCATGTTCGAGAAGCTGGTCCAGATCGGCTTCAAGGAAATCGAGGTCGGTTTCCCGTCCGCTTCGCAGACGGATTTCGATTTCATCCGCGGCCTGATCGAGCAGAACCGGGTACCCGAGGACGTCACGATCGAGGTGCTGACGCAATCGCGTGAAGAACTCATCCGCCGCACCATCGAGTCGGTCGAAGGCGGCCGCCGGGTGATCGTGCACATGTACAACGCCATCGCGCCGGCCTTCCGCCGCATCGTGTTCGGCATGACGCGCGAAGAGGTCAAGCAGGTCGCGCTGGAAGGCACCCGCCTCATCAAGGAATTGACCGACGCGCGCCCCGATACCGAGTGGGTCTACCAGTATTCGCCCGAGGTATTCAGTTCGTCCGAACTCGATTTCGCCAAGGAAGTGTGCGATGCGGTGGTCGAGGCCTGGGGCGCGACGCCCAACCGCAAGATCATCCTGAATCTCCCGGCCACGGTCGAATGCGCGATGCCCAACATCTACGCCGACCAGATCGAGTGGATGCACCGCAACCTGGCCAACCGCGACAGCATCATCCTTAGCGTCCACCCGCACAACGACCGCGGTACCGCGGTGGCGGCGGCCGAGATGGCCGTGCTGGCCGGCGCCGAGCGCATCGAAGGCTGCCTGTTCGGCCACGGCGAACGCACCGGCAACGTCGACCTCGTCACCCTGGCCTTGAACTGCTACAGCCAGGGCGTCTCGCCGGGGCTCGACTTTTCCGACATCGACGACGTGCGCCGCTGCGTCGAATACTGCACCCAGTTGCCAGTGCATCCGCGCCATCCCTATGTGGGCGACCTCGTCTTCACCGCGTTCTCGGGCTCGCACCAGGACGCGATCAAGAAGGGCTTCGCGCAGCGCCAGCCGGATGCCGTCTGGGACGTTCCCTACTTGCCCATCGACCCGGCCGACCTGGGCCGCAGCTATGACGCGGTCATCCGCGTGAACAGCCAGTCCGGCAAGGGCGGGGTGTCCTACCTGCTGCAGCAGGAGTACGGTTTCGACTTGCCGCGCCGCCTCCAGATCGAGTTCAGCCGCGCCATCCAGCGCGTGACCGACGAGACCGGCAAGGAGGTCGTGGCCGCCGACGTCTACTCCATCTTCAGCCGCGAGTACCTGGAGCAGCACGAGCCCTATCGCTTCGTCCGCCATCGCATGGCCAGCGTCGAAGGCGGCGTGCGGGTCGAGGTCGACGTGCAGGCCAACGGCCAGGTCAGCACCCTGGTGGGTACCGGCAACGGCCCGATCGACGCCTTCGTGCAGGCGCTGAACATGCCGATGCGGATGATGGACTATCACGAGCACTCGATAGGCGTGGGCGCCGACGCGACCGCCGCCTGCTACGTGGAAGTGCGCGTGGGCGATGCCCCCACGGGCTTCGGCGTGGGCGTGGACAGCGACATCGTCACGGCTTCGTTCAAGGCCGTACTGAGCGCGGTCAACCGGCATATCCGCGACAGCGGGCAGCCGTCCGCGACGGCGGGGACCAAGCTTGCCGAAGTGAGCGTGTGA
- a CDS encoding LysR family transcriptional regulator: MIDALTLDQMRVFAAVAETGSFRAGAGRLRRAQSAVSHAIARMEGELGVALFDRGGHRPVLTHEGQALLSNVRDILLRVDAMRARARGMGEGVELELALVVDTLFPIAWVAQALNAMRSRYPAVAVRLAVEPLGGPLSGLLDRRYGVGITVGEHFRSPQIAMQALAAVEVVAVAGASHPLAATATPLQMADLAGHLQIVLADPSSLTPGQDFGVLSPQTCRVNTQDTKHQLILAGVGWGRLPAWQVERDLAEGRLVRLAVSALGRDSSLASEAYLAHRVDAPPGPAARAFCQALAAAAKR, encoded by the coding sequence ATGATCGACGCCCTGACCCTGGACCAGATGCGTGTGTTCGCCGCCGTGGCGGAAACGGGAAGCTTCCGGGCGGGGGCCGGCCGGCTGCGGCGCGCGCAGTCGGCCGTCAGCCATGCCATCGCCAGGATGGAAGGAGAACTGGGCGTCGCGCTGTTCGATCGCGGCGGACATCGCCCTGTCCTGACTCACGAGGGGCAGGCCCTCTTGAGCAACGTGCGGGACATCCTGCTGCGCGTGGACGCCATGCGGGCTCGGGCGCGGGGCATGGGCGAGGGCGTCGAGCTCGAGCTTGCGCTGGTGGTGGACACGCTGTTTCCGATAGCCTGGGTGGCGCAGGCCCTGAATGCCATGCGGTCCCGCTATCCGGCCGTGGCGGTGCGGCTGGCGGTCGAGCCGCTGGGCGGGCCGCTGTCGGGACTGCTCGATCGGCGCTATGGCGTGGGCATCACGGTGGGCGAGCACTTCCGCAGTCCGCAGATCGCCATGCAAGCCCTGGCGGCGGTCGAGGTGGTGGCGGTGGCCGGCGCATCCCACCCGCTGGCGGCAACGGCTACGCCCCTGCAGATGGCGGACCTGGCCGGCCATCTGCAGATCGTGCTGGCCGATCCCTCCTCGTTGACACCGGGACAGGATTTCGGCGTGCTTTCGCCGCAGACCTGCCGCGTCAACACGCAGGACACCAAGCACCAGCTCATCCTTGCGGGCGTGGGCTGGGGGCGCCTGCCGGCGTGGCAGGTGGAGCGGGACCTGGCCGAGGGCCGGCTGGTGCGGCTGGCCGTGTCCGCGCTGGGCCGCGACAGCTCGCTGGCGTCGGAGGCCTACCTGGCGCATCGCGTGGACGCGCCGCCGGGGCCCGCGGCGCGGGCCTTCTGCCAGGCGCTGGCCGCGGCCGCCAAGCGCTAG
- a CDS encoding LysR substrate-binding domain-containing protein, translating into MFARLPLNALRTFEAAARLRSFKLAAQELHVTPTAVSHQIRTLEHHLGAALFQREARGVTLTTPGARLLETVHGALLDIGQAMDALRPRPGTGVVTVTTTHSFAALWLVPRLGRFYQEHPGCEVRLDATERVVDLLQDASVDVAIRYGGTEPPGLLAPAALAESFGVYGTPAAVRAAAQARPTLISVQWRDSTLYEHGWRQWCAAAGLSWLDGRPSVRHYEEEHYALQAAIAGQGLVLASSIMVSDAVGTGLLRPFKPGVRVPGDRYIVLCAPGRERHPPARAFLAWIEREFAGARGDEPVSRPTR; encoded by the coding sequence GTGTTCGCCCGACTGCCCCTGAACGCCCTGCGCACCTTCGAAGCCGCCGCGCGGCTGCGCAGCTTCAAGCTGGCCGCGCAGGAGCTGCACGTCACGCCTACCGCGGTGTCCCACCAGATCCGGACGCTGGAGCACCACCTGGGGGCGGCCCTGTTCCAGCGCGAGGCGCGCGGCGTGACGCTGACCACGCCAGGCGCGCGGCTGCTGGAAACCGTGCATGGCGCGCTGCTGGACATCGGCCAGGCCATGGACGCCCTGCGGCCACGGCCCGGCACGGGCGTGGTCACCGTCACCACCACGCATTCCTTCGCGGCCCTGTGGCTCGTGCCCCGGCTGGGCCGCTTCTACCAGGAACATCCCGGCTGCGAAGTGCGGCTGGACGCCACCGAACGCGTGGTCGACCTGTTGCAGGACGCCAGCGTGGACGTGGCCATCCGCTACGGCGGGACCGAGCCGCCGGGCCTGCTGGCACCGGCGGCGCTGGCCGAATCCTTCGGCGTCTATGGCACGCCGGCCGCCGTCCGCGCGGCCGCCCAGGCCAGGCCGACGCTGATCTCGGTGCAATGGCGCGACTCCACCCTGTACGAGCACGGCTGGCGGCAATGGTGCGCGGCGGCGGGCCTGAGCTGGCTGGACGGACGGCCGTCCGTGCGGCACTACGAGGAAGAGCACTACGCCTTGCAGGCCGCGATCGCTGGCCAGGGGTTGGTGCTGGCGAGCTCGATCATGGTGTCGGATGCCGTCGGCACCGGGCTGCTGCGGCCGTTCAAGCCCGGGGTGCGCGTACCGGGCGACCGCTACATCGTGCTGTGCGCTCCCGGCCGCGAACGCCACCCGCCGGCCCGCGCCTTCCTGGCCTGGATCGAACGGGAGTTCGCCGGCGCGCGGGGCGACGAGCCGGTCAGCCGGCCGACTCGGTGA
- a CDS encoding AbrB/MazE/SpoVT family DNA-binding domain-containing protein, with the protein MLAKLTSKNQITLPKAAVSSVDETDYFDVTVENGRIVLTPVRVHQAQAVRDKLEQLGITEQDVEEALAWARR; encoded by the coding sequence ATGCTTGCCAAGCTGACATCGAAAAACCAGATCACCTTGCCCAAGGCCGCGGTCTCCAGCGTGGACGAGACGGACTATTTCGACGTAACGGTCGAGAATGGGCGCATCGTATTGACCCCGGTCAGAGTCCATCAGGCTCAAGCCGTCCGTGACAAGCTGGAGCAGCTGGGCATTACCGAGCAGGATGTCGAAGAGGCCCTTGCTTGGGCACGGCGATGA
- a CDS encoding DUF433 domain-containing protein has protein sequence MYSLSEAARLIDVPSRQLNRWLFGYHYQKSQGDTRSRSWSPPLWTPALSTQEFDEKVIGFHDLLEVRFVHAFVQYGVPLLVVRKCLESAQQIWGVKYPFTTLKFKTDGRTIFGEAIRQAGMDEALVDLRNRQHVFREIISPSLYAGIEYHQDQASRWYPLLKREGIVLDPSRQFGSPIVEAAGTPTDILHASYMAEGGNEEAIKATAAIYDIPPRLVRSAVRFEESLRQRVH, from the coding sequence ATGTACAGCCTGAGCGAAGCGGCTCGTTTGATTGACGTCCCTTCGCGGCAATTGAATCGGTGGCTTTTCGGGTACCACTACCAGAAAAGCCAGGGCGACACGCGCTCGCGCTCCTGGTCTCCCCCGCTGTGGACACCGGCGCTATCCACGCAAGAATTCGACGAAAAGGTCATCGGCTTTCACGACTTGCTGGAAGTTCGCTTCGTCCACGCATTCGTCCAGTACGGCGTACCGCTGCTTGTCGTTCGCAAATGCCTGGAGTCCGCCCAGCAGATCTGGGGCGTCAAATATCCATTCACCACGCTGAAATTCAAAACGGATGGCCGAACGATATTTGGCGAAGCGATTCGGCAAGCTGGAATGGACGAAGCGTTGGTGGATCTGCGGAACAGACAGCATGTATTCCGGGAAATCATCAGCCCGTCGCTGTACGCTGGTATCGAGTATCACCAGGACCAGGCGTCCAGGTGGTATCCATTGCTTAAGCGGGAAGGCATTGTCCTGGACCCTTCCCGCCAGTTCGGAAGCCCCATCGTGGAAGCGGCAGGTACGCCAACCGACATCCTGCACGCGTCATACATGGCCGAAGGCGGAAACGAAGAAGCGATCAAGGCAACGGCTGCGATCTACGACATTCCACCGCGTCTTGTCAGATCTGCCGTCAGGTTTGAGGAAAGCCTGAGGCAACGAGTCCATTGA
- a CDS encoding flavodoxin family protein has translation MDSSSSILILVGSPRRDGNSALLARAVETGAREAGLAPRLRFLDDYISGFLGDRTPAFELPADRYGELFLEEFLPAAGVVFCTPIYWYGMSAQTKAFFDRSFAYYSGTYPHHADVMKRMQGKRLALTLASEESYPGAGLGIVHQVQEFARYSHSAFVGYVHGAGNRRGEVARDPRDPVGAARRLGAELLRRPYTDYRIDTPRSHDVWDAAA, from the coding sequence ATGGACTCATCTTCTTCGATCCTCATCCTGGTCGGCAGCCCCCGCCGGGACGGCAACAGCGCGTTGCTGGCCCGCGCGGTCGAGACCGGGGCGCGGGAGGCGGGGCTTGCCCCGCGCCTGCGTTTCCTGGACGACTACATCAGCGGATTCCTGGGCGACCGTACGCCCGCATTCGAGCTGCCGGCCGATCGCTACGGCGAACTCTTCCTGGAAGAATTCCTGCCCGCCGCCGGCGTGGTGTTCTGCACGCCCATTTACTGGTACGGGATGTCGGCGCAGACCAAGGCCTTCTTCGATCGCTCGTTCGCCTACTATTCGGGCACCTACCCGCATCATGCGGACGTGATGAAGCGCATGCAGGGCAAGCGGCTGGCGCTGACCCTGGCCTCGGAAGAGAGCTACCCCGGAGCCGGGCTGGGCATCGTGCACCAGGTGCAGGAATTCGCCCGATATAGCCACTCGGCCTTCGTCGGCTACGTGCATGGCGCGGGCAACCGCCGCGGCGAAGTCGCGCGCGACCCCCGCGACCCGGTCGGGGCGGCCAGGCGGCTGGGGGCCGAGCTGCTGCGGCGGCCCTATACGGACTATCGCATCGATACGCCGCGCAGCCACGACGTGTGGGATGCGGCGGCGTAG
- a CDS encoding MFS transporter, with translation MRASQQDIAVREKNSWASVAVIVGGGVVLALQVGKASIAAPLLRADMGLDLAAIGWLTAVIAVLGMLGGMPAGSLVAARGDRRVFLAGLGTSALGAALGAAAPDYAWLLASRLLEGLGFLLVVVAGPALLQRVVAAGQRDLAFALWSCFMPTGIALAMLLGPLFSSWRILWWSSAALSLAAAAAVLLLPPSARGDWRGWRDTGRDALATLRGREPLLLAAGFGLYSLQFFALFNFLPILLTERMGMPLQTAGLLAAAATAANIAGNLCAGVLMGRGMARWGLVAGGSVVMGLTGSGVFLSVLPDAGSFALCVLFSAAGGLIPATLLATAPRAAPSPARVPLVVGLMMQGNNLGQVVGPAAVGGLIQACGWPAAAGIAGGAGVLALAVALGLRHSGR, from the coding sequence ATGCGGGCAAGCCAACAAGACATCGCGGTACGGGAAAAGAACAGCTGGGCGAGTGTCGCGGTCATCGTCGGCGGCGGCGTGGTGCTGGCGCTGCAGGTCGGCAAGGCCTCGATCGCCGCGCCGCTGCTGCGCGCCGACATGGGACTGGACCTGGCCGCCATCGGCTGGCTCACGGCCGTCATCGCCGTGCTCGGCATGCTGGGCGGCATGCCCGCCGGATCGCTGGTGGCGGCCCGTGGCGACCGCCGCGTCTTTCTTGCCGGCCTGGGCACCAGCGCGCTGGGCGCGGCACTGGGCGCGGCCGCGCCGGACTATGCCTGGCTGCTGGCTTCCCGCCTGCTCGAAGGCCTGGGTTTCCTGCTGGTGGTCGTCGCCGGGCCGGCACTGCTGCAACGCGTGGTCGCCGCCGGACAGCGCGATCTGGCCTTCGCGCTGTGGAGCTGCTTCATGCCCACCGGCATCGCGCTGGCGATGCTGCTCGGCCCCCTGTTCTCGTCCTGGCGGATCTTGTGGTGGAGCAGCGCGGCGCTGTCGCTGGCCGCGGCGGCCGCCGTCCTGCTGCTTCCTCCTTCGGCGCGCGGCGACTGGCGGGGATGGCGCGACACGGGCCGCGACGCGCTGGCGACACTGCGTGGCCGGGAACCCTTGCTGCTGGCCGCCGGATTCGGACTGTACAGCCTGCAGTTCTTCGCGCTGTTCAATTTCCTGCCCATTCTGCTGACCGAACGGATGGGGATGCCGCTACAGACCGCCGGGCTCCTGGCTGCCGCCGCCACGGCGGCCAACATCGCCGGCAATCTCTGCGCCGGCGTCCTGATGGGGCGCGGGATGGCCAGATGGGGCCTGGTGGCCGGCGGCAGCGTCGTCATGGGCCTGACGGGAAGCGGAGTCTTCCTGTCCGTGCTGCCCGACGCCGGCAGCTTCGCGCTGTGCGTGCTTTTCTCGGCCGCCGGCGGACTGATCCCCGCCACGCTGCTGGCGACGGCTCCGCGCGCGGCGCCCAGTCCGGCCCGGGTGCCGCTGGTGGTCGGGCTGATGATGCAGGGCAACAACCTGGGCCAGGTCGTGGGTCCGGCCGCGGTCGGCGGCCTGATCCAGGCGTGCGGCTGGCCGGCCGCGGCGGGCATCGCCGGCGGGGCGGGCGTCCTGGCGCTGGCCGTGGCCCTGGGCCTGCGGCACTCCGGAAGATGA
- a CDS encoding Hsp20 family protein, with translation MNATFSLAPLFRQSVGFDRFNDLFESALRNDAGSTYPPYNVEKRGDDDYRIVIAAAGLRDEDLDLQVESGVLTVTGGRREKSEGPVTYLHQGIAQRAFKLSFRLADHIEVRGAHLENGLLNIDLVREVPEAAKPRRIEIGSAAPAPREQPALANAA, from the coding sequence ATGAACGCTACTTTTTCTCTGGCGCCCCTGTTCCGCCAATCGGTCGGATTCGACCGCTTCAATGACCTGTTCGAGTCGGCCCTGCGCAACGACGCGGGCAGCACCTATCCGCCCTACAACGTCGAGAAGCGCGGCGACGACGACTACCGCATCGTGATCGCGGCAGCCGGACTGCGCGACGAAGACCTGGACCTGCAGGTCGAGAGCGGCGTGCTGACCGTGACCGGCGGCCGGCGCGAGAAAAGCGAAGGTCCCGTCACCTACCTGCACCAGGGCATCGCGCAGCGCGCGTTCAAGCTCTCGTTCCGGCTGGCCGACCATATCGAAGTGCGCGGTGCGCATCTCGAGAACGGCCTGTTGAACATCGACCTGGTCCGTGAGGTGCCCGAGGCCGCCAAGCCCCGGCGCATCGAGATCGGCAGCGCCGCCCCGGCCCCGCGCGAGCAGCCCGCGCTGGCCAACGCCGCCTGA
- the prpE gene encoding propionate--CoA ligase has translation MASYQAFHARSVDEPGPFWSEQARLVDWHAPAAQPLDLSHPPFSRWFVGGLTNLCHNAVDRHLAERGGQPALIHVSTETGTESAYTYAQLHDEVNRMAAVMQALGVRRGDRVLIYMPMIPEAAFAMLACVRIGAIHSVVFGGFASASLATRIDDARPALVVSADAGSRAGKVIPYKPLLDEALHLASHAPASVLLVDRGLASMTLQEGRDHDYTALRERHAHARIPCVWLESNEPSYILYTSGTTGRPKGVQRDTGGYAVALAASMRHIFCAQAGDVMFTTSDVGWVVGHSYIVYGPLIAGMTTLMYEGTPVRPDGAIWWKLVEQYRVTHMFSAPTAIRVLKKQDPETLRRHDLSTLRTLFLAGEPLDEPTARWIHEAIGKPVVDNYWQTETGWPMLALPRGVEDLPTKFGSPGLPVYGYRLKIVDEQTGEPCPPGRKGVVALEAPLPPGCMSTIWGDDARYVSTYWSGFPGKLLYSSFDWGIQDEDGYVTILGRTDDVINVAGHRLGTREIEESVSSHPDIAEVAVVGVQDALKGQVAMAFAIARSAERAATPEGRMRLEGEVMQTVERRLGAVARPARVFFVNALPKTRSGKLLRRAIQAIAEGRDPGDLTTIEDAGALQQLKDAMFPPA, from the coding sequence GTGGCAAGCTACCAGGCCTTCCATGCCCGCTCGGTGGACGAACCCGGGCCGTTCTGGAGCGAGCAGGCGCGGCTCGTCGACTGGCACGCTCCCGCCGCCCAGCCGCTGGACCTGTCGCATCCTCCCTTCTCGCGCTGGTTCGTCGGCGGACTGACCAATCTGTGCCACAACGCGGTCGACCGGCACCTGGCCGAGCGCGGCGGCCAGCCCGCGCTGATCCACGTCTCGACCGAGACCGGCACCGAGTCCGCCTACACCTACGCGCAACTGCACGACGAAGTGAACCGGATGGCCGCGGTGATGCAGGCCCTGGGCGTGCGGCGCGGCGACCGGGTGCTGATCTACATGCCCATGATTCCCGAGGCCGCGTTCGCGATGCTGGCCTGCGTACGGATAGGCGCCATCCACTCGGTGGTGTTCGGCGGCTTCGCCTCGGCCAGCCTGGCCACGCGCATCGACGACGCCCGGCCGGCCCTGGTGGTGTCGGCCGATGCCGGCTCGCGCGCGGGCAAGGTCATTCCCTACAAGCCGCTGCTGGACGAAGCGCTGCATCTGGCCTCGCATGCGCCGGCCAGCGTGCTGCTGGTGGACCGGGGCCTGGCATCCATGACCTTGCAGGAAGGGCGGGACCACGACTACACGGCGCTGCGCGAGCGCCATGCGCACGCCCGCATTCCCTGCGTCTGGCTGGAGTCGAACGAACCTTCCTACATCCTCTACACCTCCGGCACCACGGGCCGGCCCAAGGGCGTGCAGCGCGACACCGGCGGCTATGCCGTGGCGCTGGCCGCGTCGATGCGCCACATCTTCTGCGCGCAAGCGGGCGACGTGATGTTCACCACCTCGGACGTCGGCTGGGTAGTGGGCCACAGCTACATCGTCTACGGGCCGCTGATCGCGGGCATGACGACGCTGATGTACGAAGGCACGCCGGTGCGCCCCGACGGCGCGATCTGGTGGAAGCTGGTGGAGCAGTACCGCGTCACCCACATGTTCAGCGCCCCCACCGCAATACGGGTGCTGAAGAAGCAGGATCCGGAAACGCTGCGCCGCCATGACCTTTCCACGCTGCGCACCTTGTTCCTGGCCGGCGAGCCGCTGGACGAGCCCACCGCGCGCTGGATACACGAGGCCATCGGCAAGCCGGTGGTCGACAACTACTGGCAGACCGAGACCGGCTGGCCCATGCTGGCGCTGCCGCGCGGAGTGGAGGACCTGCCCACCAAGTTCGGTTCGCCCGGCCTGCCGGTGTACGGCTATCGGTTGAAGATCGTGGACGAACAGACGGGCGAGCCGTGTCCGCCCGGGCGCAAGGGCGTGGTGGCGCTGGAAGCGCCGCTGCCGCCGGGCTGCATGTCCACGATCTGGGGCGACGACGCGCGCTACGTTTCCACCTACTGGTCGGGCTTTCCCGGCAAGCTGCTGTATTCCAGCTTCGACTGGGGCATCCAGGACGAGGACGGCTACGTCACCATCCTGGGCCGCACCGACGACGTCATCAACGTCGCGGGACATCGGCTGGGAACCCGCGAGATCGAGGAAAGCGTCTCCAGCCATCCGGACATCGCCGAGGTCGCGGTGGTGGGCGTGCAGGACGCGCTGAAGGGCCAGGTGGCGATGGCCTTCGCCATCGCGCGCAGCGCAGAGCGTGCCGCGACGCCCGAAGGCCGCATGCGGCTGGAAGGCGAGGTCATGCAGACGGTCGAGCGCAGGCTGGGCGCGGTGGCCCGCCCGGCGCGGGTGTTCTTCGTGAACGCGCTGCCCAAGACCCGCTCGGGCAAGCTGCTGCGGCGGGCCATCCAGGCCATTGCCGAAGGGCGCGACCCCGGCGACCTCACCACCATCGAGGACGCCGGCGCGTTGCAGCAGTTGAAGGACGCGATGTTTCCGCCGGCCTAG
- a CDS encoding DUF1840 domain-containing protein, translating into MIVTFRSKAAGEVIMLGEHARPLLELAGKMPEIAAGTRGVFTPEQLPEAIRRIEAAIGVEKEPRYDEDNPEEKEKAASHVGLKQRAFPLLDMLRKAQAQDVNVTWES; encoded by the coding sequence ATGATCGTCACCTTCAGATCCAAGGCCGCCGGCGAAGTCATCATGCTGGGCGAGCACGCCCGGCCACTGCTGGAACTGGCCGGCAAGATGCCCGAGATCGCCGCGGGCACGCGCGGCGTCTTCACGCCCGAGCAACTGCCCGAGGCCATCCGCCGCATCGAGGCCGCGATAGGCGTCGAGAAGGAGCCTCGCTACGACGAGGACAACCCCGAGGAAAAAGAGAAGGCCGCCAGCCACGTGGGCCTGAAGCAGCGCGCCTTTCCGCTGCTGGACATGCTGCGCAAGGCGCAGGCGCAAGACGTCAACGTGACCTGGGAAAGCTGA